Sequence from the Nitrosopumilus maritimus SCM1 genome:
GAATTGTGTGATTTTTGAATAGTTTATTATTCAACTAACATCTTTGATAAATTATGCAACTTGAGTATTGGTTAGGTCTTGGAAGTATTGCATTTTTTGTATTATTTGTTCTTGTAGTAAGTTCACTTTACATTTTCATGTTTGATGATCCAAATACTTCTGATCTTCCAATAGATCCTGATAACTTTGCAAATCCAAAACTCCTCCAATTCATTTCAATTACTATTGCCCCTGGAGGAATTTTAGCTGCTGTTGCGTTCATATTGTCAAAGTATTATGGCTCCAAAAAAATTGGTGCGTTACTCATCATAGATGGACTTGTCTTACTTGGTGGAATGGCATTTTGTCAGACTCTGATTGATGATATTGCTGAACCATACATTACAGATACTGTCTTAATTTTACCGCCCTTGTTTATGGGATTGTCAATTCCTATATTCTTCTTTGGAATTCGTTTGATGAAAGTCAGAAAACCTCGTCCAAAAAAAGAATATTTCTAAATGTGATCAAACCTTAGTTCATTGGCCACTTGTTTGAATCCTAATTTCTCATAAAATGGCTTTACATCATCAGTACAATCTAAAATTGTCTTGTAACAGCCTTGATTTTTGGCAATTTCCAGAAGATACTTCATAATTTTTTCACCAATTTTTTGCCCTTGAAAATTTTTATCCACCACTACATCTTCAATATGTCCTACTAGACCACCTTGATGAATGAATTTTTGTTCAATTAAAAGAGTAGTAGAACCTACTATCTTTCCCTCTATCTCTGCTACTGCTATGGTGTAGTCTGGGTTTGAATCAATTTTTTTGAAAATTTCTTTTGCTTTATTTTTATCAATATCACTTGCTTTTCTTAATGAATCAAGTGAAGTAAGAAAACCGTTATCCAAGTCTTCAATTCTTAATTTTCTTATGGTAGACTCGCTCATTTTTTCCTCTTTTTAGATTTTTTTGCAAATTCTTCATTTGCTTGCTTGTATGATTCCTTGTTTCCAATATCCATGAATCCTTTTTTTGTAATAAAACCTGAAATCATTTTTTTATTTTTCATTGCTTTTTTGATTACATCATCCATTCCATATGGTTTGTTTTTTGGAA
This genomic interval carries:
- a CDS encoding GNAT family N-acetyltransferase, translating into MSESTIRKLRIEDLDNGFLTSLDSLRKASDIDKNKAKEIFKKIDSNPDYTIAVAEIEGKIVGSTTLLIEQKFIHQGGLVGHIEDVVVDKNFQGQKIGEKIMKYLLEIAKNQGCYKTILDCTDDVKPFYEKLGFKQVANELRFDHI